The following coding sequences are from one Streptomyces venezuelae window:
- a CDS encoding phospho-sugar mutase, translating to MQDDTPATAELIAQARSWLAEDPDPETREELGKLIDAEDVNELRTRFAGTLQFGTAGLRGELGAGPMRMNRSVVIRAAAGLAAYLKGKGRADGLVVIGYDARHKSADFARDTAAVMTGAGLRAAVLPRPLPTPVLAFAIRHLGAVAGVEVTASHNPPRDNGYKVYLGDGSQIVPPADAEIAAEIDAVASLHDVPRPDSGWETLDEAVLEAYLARTDAVLSPGSPRTARAVYTAMHGVGKDTLLAAFARAGFPAPALVAEQAEPDPDFPTVAFPNPEEPGAMDLAFATAARTTPAPDLVIANDPDADRCAAAVKTGPGDADWRMLRGDEVGALLAAHLVKRGAHGTFAESIVSSSLLGRIAEHAGLPYEETLTGFKWIARVDGLRYGYEEALGYCVDPEGVRDKDGITAALLLAELASELKEEGRTFLDLLDDLALEHGLHATDQLSVRVEDLSLIADAMRRLREQPPTELAGLPVSKAEDLTRGTETLPPTDGLRYTLDGARVIVRPSGTEPKLKCYLEVVVPVADRAALPEARTRATDLLAAIKRDLSAAAGI from the coding sequence GTGCAGGACGACACCCCCGCCACCGCAGAGCTCATCGCGCAGGCCCGGTCCTGGCTCGCCGAGGACCCGGACCCGGAGACCCGCGAAGAGCTCGGCAAGCTCATCGACGCCGAAGACGTCAACGAGCTCAGGACCCGCTTCGCCGGCACCCTCCAGTTCGGCACCGCCGGCCTCCGCGGTGAACTCGGCGCAGGCCCCATGCGCATGAACCGCTCCGTGGTGATCCGCGCCGCCGCCGGCCTCGCCGCGTACCTGAAGGGCAAGGGCCGGGCCGACGGCCTCGTGGTCATCGGCTACGACGCCCGCCACAAGTCCGCCGACTTCGCCCGCGACACCGCCGCCGTGATGACCGGCGCGGGCCTCCGCGCCGCCGTCCTGCCCCGCCCCCTCCCCACCCCCGTCCTCGCCTTCGCCATAAGGCACCTGGGCGCCGTGGCGGGCGTGGAGGTCACGGCCAGCCACAACCCGCCGCGCGACAACGGCTACAAGGTCTACCTCGGCGACGGCTCCCAGATCGTCCCGCCCGCCGACGCGGAGATCGCCGCGGAGATCGACGCCGTCGCGAGCCTCCACGACGTACCCCGCCCCGACTCCGGCTGGGAGACCCTCGACGAGGCCGTCCTGGAGGCCTACCTGGCCCGCACGGACGCCGTCCTGTCCCCCGGCTCCCCCCGCACCGCCCGCGCCGTCTACACGGCCATGCACGGCGTCGGCAAGGACACCCTGCTCGCCGCGTTCGCCCGCGCGGGATTCCCCGCGCCCGCACTCGTCGCCGAGCAGGCCGAGCCGGACCCGGACTTCCCGACGGTCGCGTTCCCGAACCCGGAGGAGCCGGGCGCGATGGACCTGGCCTTCGCGACGGCTGCCCGCACCACCCCCGCCCCCGACCTGGTCATCGCCAACGACCCGGACGCGGACCGCTGCGCGGCGGCGGTCAAGACGGGCCCCGGCGACGCGGACTGGCGGATGCTCCGCGGCGACGAGGTGGGCGCCCTCCTCGCCGCCCACCTGGTCAAGCGCGGAGCGCACGGCACCTTCGCCGAGTCGATCGTCTCCTCCTCCCTCCTCGGCCGTATCGCCGAACACGCGGGCCTCCCCTACGAGGAGACCCTCACCGGCTTCAAGTGGATCGCCCGCGTCGACGGCCTCCGCTACGGCTACGAGGAGGCGCTCGGCTACTGCGTCGACCCCGAGGGCGTACGCGACAAGGACGGCATCACCGCGGCGCTCCTGCTCGCGGAACTCGCGTCCGAGCTGAAGGAGGAGGGCCGCACGTTCCTCGACCTCCTCGACGACCTCGCCCTGGAGCACGGTCTGCACGCCACCGACCAGCTGTCGGTCCGCGTCGAGGACCTGTCTCTGATCGCGGACGCGATGCGCCGCCTGCGCGAGCAGCCGCCGACGGAGCTCGCGGGTCTGCCCGTGTCGAAGGCGGAGGACCTGACGCGCGGCACGGAGACGCTGCCGCCCACCGACGGCCTGCGCTACACGCTCGACGGCGCCCGCGTCATCGTCCGCCCGAGCGGCACCGAGCCGAAGCTCAAGTGCTACCTCGAAGTGGTCGTGCCGGTGGCGGACAGGGCCGCGCTGCCCGAGGCCCGCACCCGCGCGACAGACCTGCTCGCAGCGATCAAGCGCGACCTCTCCGCGGCGGCGGGCATCTGA